In Gemmata obscuriglobus, a single genomic region encodes these proteins:
- a CDS encoding redoxin domain-containing protein: protein MRKWLLVPVVLALAPLVAPAADVPAKPTFSEHIAPLVFQNCTGCHRPGQVAPFSLLNYKDTQKHAKTMLRTMEDRYMPPWQPEKGHGEFRDARRLSDDQIKLFANWVNDGAPEGDPSKTPALPKFPEGWQLGKPDLVVKMDRPFVVPAEGADIYQNFVLPLDLSEDKWVTAVEFRATAPVVLHHILYFTDDSGRAQQLAPKTGQPGFPGMTFRPTGSLGGWAVGGIPAHLPDGLALPLKKGSDLVLQTHFHLSGKKEEEVIEVGLYFASKAPQRTLVGLQLPPVFGLFSGIDIPAGKADFKVTDSFTLPVDVDLVGVGSHAHYIGKTMKATAKLPNGETKSLYSIRDWDFNWQGTYFYKDYVRLPKGTVVTAELTWDNSANNPRNPSTPPVRVRWGEASYDEMGAITFRTLAANEDETGTLRNALLAHTRQTVLKAKLGGMDIEGELKRVGIDPAVLGRGLGAPKKDAAPVKPPLSLRDIDGKSHTPLTVGDAKANVFLFTTTDCPIANGYSPEIAAIAKDFAARGVQFYAVQVDAGLTVEDARRHAKEFGLTVPVLIDTKHELVAATGATRTPEAVVLLPDGTVAYRGRINDLYAGLGKKRPAPKTHDLRDALTAVLDGKPVLNARTEAVGCSIPDLPKR from the coding sequence ATGCGGAAGTGGTTACTCGTTCCGGTCGTGCTCGCGCTTGCGCCGCTCGTGGCGCCCGCGGCCGACGTGCCCGCGAAGCCCACGTTCAGCGAACACATCGCCCCGCTCGTGTTCCAGAACTGCACGGGCTGCCACCGCCCCGGACAGGTCGCGCCCTTCTCGCTGCTCAACTACAAAGACACGCAGAAGCACGCGAAGACCATGCTCCGGACGATGGAAGACCGGTACATGCCGCCGTGGCAGCCCGAAAAGGGGCACGGCGAGTTCCGCGACGCGCGCCGGCTGTCCGACGACCAGATCAAATTGTTTGCGAACTGGGTCAATGACGGCGCGCCCGAGGGTGACCCGAGTAAGACCCCCGCGCTGCCCAAGTTTCCCGAGGGCTGGCAGCTCGGCAAGCCCGACCTCGTGGTGAAGATGGACCGGCCGTTCGTCGTGCCCGCCGAGGGGGCGGACATCTACCAGAACTTCGTACTGCCGCTCGACCTCTCGGAAGACAAGTGGGTCACCGCGGTCGAGTTTCGGGCCACCGCGCCGGTCGTACTGCACCACATCCTTTACTTCACCGACGACAGCGGGCGGGCGCAGCAGCTCGCACCGAAGACCGGTCAGCCCGGGTTCCCGGGGATGACGTTCCGCCCCACCGGTTCGCTCGGCGGGTGGGCCGTCGGCGGCATCCCGGCGCACCTCCCGGACGGGCTCGCGCTGCCGCTTAAGAAGGGCTCGGACCTCGTGCTGCAAACGCACTTCCACCTCTCCGGCAAGAAGGAGGAGGAGGTGATCGAGGTCGGGCTGTACTTCGCCTCTAAGGCTCCCCAACGGACCCTCGTGGGGCTCCAACTGCCGCCGGTGTTCGGGCTGTTCTCGGGGATCGACATTCCTGCTGGGAAGGCGGATTTCAAGGTCACGGACTCGTTCACGCTGCCGGTGGACGTGGACTTGGTCGGGGTGGGTAGCCACGCCCACTACATCGGCAAGACGATGAAGGCCACCGCCAAGCTCCCGAACGGCGAGACGAAGAGCCTGTACTCCATCCGCGATTGGGACTTCAACTGGCAGGGCACCTACTTCTACAAGGACTACGTGCGGTTGCCGAAGGGCACCGTGGTTACCGCGGAACTCACCTGGGACAACTCGGCCAACAACCCGCGGAACCCGAGCACCCCGCCGGTGCGGGTGCGGTGGGGCGAGGCGTCCTACGACGAGATGGGGGCGATCACGTTCCGCACGCTCGCGGCCAACGAGGACGAGACGGGCACGCTCCGCAACGCGCTCCTCGCGCACACCCGCCAGACGGTGCTCAAGGCCAAGCTTGGCGGGATGGACATTGAGGGCGAGCTGAAGCGCGTCGGCATCGATCCCGCGGTTCTCGGGCGCGGACTCGGCGCGCCCAAGAAGGACGCCGCGCCCGTGAAGCCGCCGCTGAGCCTCCGCGACATTGATGGCAAGTCACACACGCCCCTTACTGTCGGTGACGCTAAAGCTAATGTGTTCCTCTTTACCACGACGGACTGCCCGATCGCGAACGGCTACTCGCCCGAGATCGCGGCCATCGCGAAGGACTTTGCCGCCCGCGGTGTGCAGTTTTATGCGGTCCAGGTTGATGCGGGACTGACCGTCGAGGACGCGCGTCGGCACGCAAAGGAGTTCGGTCTCACGGTGCCGGTGCTCATCGACACGAAGCACGAACTGGTTGCTGCGACGGGGGCGACCCGGACGCCCGAAGCGGTGGTGCTGCTGCCCGACGGGACGGTCGCGTACCGCGGGCGCATCAACGATCTCTATGCCGGCCTTGGTAAGAAACGCCCGGCCCCGAAAACGCACGACCTGCGTGACGCGCTGACCGCGGTTCTCGACGGAAAGCCGGTGCTGAACGCCCGCACCGAAGCCGTCGGCTGCTCGATCCCCGACCTCCCAAAGCGCTGA
- a CDS encoding methyl-accepting chemotaxis protein, whose protein sequence is MSWFRNRTLMTKLLLGFAIVCVLVAASGGIAYRGLASSREGMRVLYADYTVAGTDLAKSAVNLARFRNNVVAATGARDEARLNQALAPQPSIREAVTSGLDAYAATVLRVSRSGRDERKDLEKVRAAVREYFAAAEETIHATRALVRAGTDAERAECRREVDRRVQQAGLKFDAVTASIDELVKTVTEVASDVNSTGNDSAQAAQSTLVGGTVGAAALSMLIGLGLARMITGPLGRTVETLESVARGDLGVAVEVASGDEVGRLGAAVNATVGGIRTALGQTRVDWPQIGKQRERNDDYVGQLLAVSRVQAVIEFGLDGTVLTANENFLSTMGYRLDEIRGQHHRMFVAPSHATAPEYREFWAKLGRGEFVSNDFKRVRKGGKEVWLRAAYNPILDSVTGKPYKVVEFASDVTAEKSMEECARSESIELQRKVGEIRTCVTALAAGDFTVSIPDLGSDDVGQMSAELNQAVRSMRAALEGVREVAEQLADASSQLSSASEEISSGAQEQASSLEETASSLQEITATVKQSADNAQQARQLASGSKEVAERGGAVVSGAVEAMSEINASSKKIADIITTIDEIAFQTNLLALNAAVEAARAGEQGRGFAVVATEVRNLAQRSATAAKEIKGLINDSVKKVEAGTELVNKSGDTLAEIVTSVKRVTDIVTEMAAASKEQSSGIEQVNKAVSQMDSVTQRNASQTEEMSATAQALTDQAGQLRDLVSRFKLRHGNAAPAVRAAGPKPRPAVAKALKRSTNGNGGGDGFSAF, encoded by the coding sequence ATGAGCTGGTTTCGCAACCGCACCTTAATGACCAAATTGCTATTGGGGTTCGCCATCGTCTGCGTACTCGTCGCGGCCAGCGGCGGGATCGCGTACCGCGGCCTCGCGAGTTCCCGCGAGGGGATGCGCGTGCTGTACGCGGACTACACGGTCGCCGGCACCGACCTGGCCAAATCGGCGGTCAACCTGGCTCGCTTTCGCAACAACGTGGTCGCCGCCACCGGCGCGAGGGACGAGGCCCGACTGAACCAGGCGCTTGCGCCCCAGCCCTCGATCCGCGAGGCGGTCACGAGCGGCCTCGACGCCTACGCCGCAACCGTGTTGCGCGTGTCCCGGAGCGGGCGGGATGAGCGGAAGGACTTGGAGAAGGTGCGCGCCGCCGTACGCGAGTACTTCGCAGCCGCCGAGGAAACGATCCATGCGACTCGTGCGCTTGTCCGGGCGGGCACCGACGCCGAGCGTGCCGAGTGCCGCCGCGAGGTGGACCGGAGGGTGCAGCAAGCCGGGCTAAAATTCGACGCGGTCACAGCGAGCATCGACGAACTGGTCAAGACGGTGACCGAGGTGGCCAGCGACGTCAACAGCACGGGCAACGACAGCGCCCAAGCGGCCCAGAGCACACTGGTCGGGGGCACCGTGGGCGCGGCGGCGCTGAGCATGCTCATCGGGCTGGGGCTGGCGCGCATGATCACCGGACCGCTCGGCCGCACGGTCGAGACGCTCGAGTCGGTCGCACGCGGGGACTTGGGCGTCGCGGTAGAGGTGGCGTCGGGCGACGAGGTGGGGAGGCTGGGAGCGGCCGTGAACGCCACCGTCGGGGGCATCCGCACGGCCCTGGGGCAGACCCGCGTGGACTGGCCCCAGATTGGCAAGCAGCGGGAGCGGAACGACGACTACGTGGGGCAACTGCTCGCGGTCAGTCGGGTGCAGGCGGTGATCGAGTTCGGCCTCGACGGCACGGTCCTGACGGCCAACGAGAACTTCCTGAGTACGATGGGCTACCGGCTGGACGAGATCCGCGGGCAGCACCACCGAATGTTCGTCGCCCCGAGCCACGCGACGGCCCCCGAGTACCGGGAGTTCTGGGCGAAGCTGGGCCGTGGGGAGTTCGTCAGCAACGACTTCAAGCGGGTTCGCAAGGGGGGCAAGGAGGTGTGGCTCCGGGCGGCGTACAACCCGATCCTCGATTCCGTCACAGGCAAGCCGTACAAGGTGGTGGAGTTCGCCTCCGATGTGACCGCCGAGAAGTCGATGGAAGAGTGCGCGCGAAGCGAGTCGATCGAACTGCAGCGCAAGGTGGGCGAAATCCGGACCTGTGTGACGGCGCTAGCGGCGGGCGATTTCACGGTCTCGATCCCGGACCTGGGTAGCGACGATGTGGGCCAAATGTCGGCCGAGCTGAACCAGGCGGTGCGCAGCATGCGGGCCGCGCTGGAGGGGGTGCGCGAGGTGGCCGAGCAGTTGGCCGACGCGAGCAGCCAGTTGTCCAGTGCCAGCGAGGAGATCTCGTCCGGAGCCCAGGAGCAGGCCAGCAGCCTGGAGGAGACGGCCAGTTCGCTGCAGGAGATCACCGCCACAGTGAAGCAGAGCGCGGACAACGCCCAGCAGGCCCGGCAGTTGGCCAGCGGGTCCAAGGAGGTGGCCGAGCGGGGCGGCGCCGTGGTGAGCGGCGCCGTCGAGGCCATGAGCGAGATCAACGCGTCCAGCAAGAAGATCGCCGACATCATCACCACCATCGACGAGATCGCATTCCAGACCAACCTGCTCGCCCTGAACGCGGCGGTGGAGGCGGCCCGTGCGGGTGAGCAGGGGCGCGGGTTCGCCGTCGTCGCCACCGAGGTGCGGAACCTGGCCCAGCGGAGCGCGACGGCGGCGAAGGAGATCAAGGGGCTGATCAACGACAGCGTGAAGAAGGTGGAGGCGGGCACCGAACTCGTCAACAAGTCGGGCGACACCCTCGCCGAGATCGTGACCAGCGTGAAGCGGGTCACCGACATCGTCACCGAGATGGCAGCGGCCAGCAAGGAGCAGTCGAGCGGCATCGAGCAGGTGAACAAGGCGGTCAGCCAGATGGACAGCGTGACTCAGCGGAACGCGTCGCAGACGGAGGAGATGAGCGCCACCGCGCAGGCGCTGACCGACCAGGCCGGGCAGCTCCGCGACCTCGTCAGCCGGTTCAAGCTGCGGCACGGGAACGCGGCTCCGGCGGTGCGGGCGGCGGGGCCGAAGCCGCGGCCGGCGGTGGCCAAGGCGCTCAAGCGGAGCACCAACGGGAACGGGGGCGGGGACGGGTTCAGTGCGTTCTGA
- a CDS encoding IS701 family transposase, with protein MNAPRASAEDYIQFLIATPKVASAAEAARAQPDHPTAPAHDAFTRLLHRLEPDPAALWDEARSSVRPGGAVVLDDSVLDKPFARHMGLVRRCWSGRHRRVVSGIGLVTLLWTDGAALVPCDYRLADPARAETKNDHFRAMLAVAKGRDLSPRVVLFDTWYSGKDNLKAVRALGWHFLTRVRSNRRVNPDRTGNRAIEGCPIGAAGTVVHLEGFGLVKAFRIATGDGGTEHWITNDLDMDEATRAVLAGHAWGIEEYHRGLKQHCHVDRCQVRMSRAQAVHIGLAIRAFLRLEWHRLKSGVSWFAAKTAIVREAVRTYLAAPTYLLTQKSTT; from the coding sequence ATGAACGCACCACGTGCGAGCGCCGAGGACTACATCCAATTCCTGATCGCCACCCCCAAGGTGGCGTCGGCCGCGGAAGCCGCGCGAGCCCAACCGGACCATCCGACGGCGCCCGCGCATGATGCGTTCACCCGACTGCTGCACCGGCTGGAACCGGACCCAGCGGCGTTGTGGGACGAAGCCCGGTCGTCGGTCCGCCCGGGCGGTGCCGTGGTGCTCGACGACTCGGTGCTGGACAAGCCGTTCGCCCGGCACATGGGGCTGGTGCGCCGGTGCTGGTCCGGGCGGCACCGCCGGGTGGTGAGCGGGATCGGGCTGGTGACCCTGCTGTGGACCGACGGGGCCGCCCTGGTACCGTGTGATTACCGGCTCGCCGACCCGGCCCGAGCCGAGACCAAGAACGACCACTTCCGAGCCATGCTGGCGGTCGCCAAGGGACGGGACCTGTCGCCCCGGGTGGTACTGTTCGACACCTGGTACTCGGGCAAGGACAACCTGAAGGCGGTGCGGGCCCTGGGGTGGCACTTCCTGACCCGGGTGCGGAGCAACCGGCGGGTGAACCCGGATCGCACGGGCAATCGGGCCATCGAGGGGTGCCCGATCGGGGCCGCCGGTACGGTGGTGCACCTGGAGGGGTTCGGATTGGTGAAGGCGTTCCGGATCGCCACCGGTGATGGGGGCACGGAGCATTGGATCACCAACGACCTCGACATGGACGAGGCCACTCGTGCGGTTCTGGCCGGGCACGCGTGGGGCATCGAGGAGTATCACCGGGGCCTCAAGCAGCATTGCCACGTGGACCGGTGCCAGGTGCGCATGAGCCGGGCCCAAGCGGTCCACATCGGGCTCGCGATCCGCGCGTTCCTGCGGCTCGAGTGGCACCGGCTCAAGTCCGGCGTCAGTTGGTTCGCGGCCAAGACGGCCATCGTGCGCGAAGCGGTGCGAACCTACCTCGCCGCACCTACATACCTACTTACCCAAAAGTCAACTACGTAA
- a CDS encoding methyl-accepting chemotaxis protein — translation MIDSMLAALSKMRLGPRLVGGFLVIAGACAFLAYQSMEALGGVRECQVNANTNLVPSALSLGKMGISLVTVQRAERSAILFGKCGDEANLSTARASCEQGRRVADDEAKAYTALPMTDKEAVLWKAFESKFAEWKRLSDEICALIDRREFDKAEKALSRENPVMREMNAALVAVLDGQQAISKEENAKANEVFDQGRRTMWAVSIGAVLAAVGLGLLLTASVVRPLTATISVLEGVTRGDLSRKVEVKSEDEMAQLGTALNVAIDGLTAAKEAERAAVVRDKERADREAAAERERMEREAAVERERQEREAVAAADLRRKASTIQDTIRALAAGDFTATVPDLGTDDMGQMGRSLNEAVLSVRTAMEGVREVSEQLADASGQLSSASEEISSGAQEQASSLEETASSLQEITATVKQSADNAQQARQLASGSKEVAERGGAVVSGAVEAMSEINASSKKIADIITTIDEIAFQTNLLALNAAVEAARAGEQGRGFAVVATEVRNLAQRSATAAKEIKGLINDSVKKVEAGTELVNKSGDTLAEIVTSVKRVTDIVTEMAAASREQSSGIEQVNKAVSQMDTVTQRNASQTEEMSATAQTLTDQAGQLRDLVARFKLGSDGHARAARPAKRAAGPKPRPAVAKALKRSTNGNGGGGGHELDAMGGDGFSDF, via the coding sequence ATGATCGACTCAATGCTCGCGGCACTGTCGAAGATGCGCCTGGGGCCGCGCCTGGTGGGCGGGTTCCTGGTCATCGCCGGGGCCTGTGCCTTCCTGGCTTACCAATCCATGGAGGCACTCGGCGGGGTCCGCGAGTGCCAGGTTAACGCCAACACCAATCTGGTCCCCTCGGCCCTGTCGCTGGGCAAAATGGGTATCAGCCTCGTGACGGTCCAGCGGGCCGAGCGGAGCGCCATCCTGTTCGGCAAGTGCGGCGACGAGGCGAATCTGAGCACGGCCAGGGCATCGTGCGAGCAGGGGCGGCGGGTGGCCGACGACGAGGCCAAGGCGTACACCGCCCTGCCGATGACGGACAAGGAGGCGGTCCTGTGGAAGGCTTTCGAGTCGAAGTTCGCCGAGTGGAAGCGGCTCAGCGACGAGATCTGTGCGCTGATCGACCGCCGCGAGTTCGATAAGGCCGAGAAGGCGCTGTCCCGCGAAAACCCGGTCATGCGCGAGATGAACGCCGCACTGGTGGCGGTGCTGGACGGGCAGCAGGCGATCAGCAAGGAGGAGAACGCCAAGGCCAACGAGGTGTTCGACCAGGGCCGGCGGACCATGTGGGCGGTGAGCATCGGGGCGGTGCTGGCCGCGGTCGGGCTGGGGCTGCTGCTGACCGCGTCGGTGGTGCGCCCGCTCACCGCGACCATATCCGTGCTCGAGGGCGTGACGAGGGGGGACCTGAGCCGCAAGGTGGAAGTGAAGTCGGAGGACGAGATGGCACAACTGGGGACCGCGCTGAACGTGGCCATCGACGGCCTGACCGCGGCCAAGGAGGCCGAGCGGGCGGCAGTGGTGCGGGACAAGGAGCGAGCCGATCGGGAGGCCGCGGCCGAGCGGGAGCGGATGGAGCGGGAGGCCGCGGTGGAGCGGGAGCGGCAGGAGCGGGAGGCGGTCGCGGCGGCCGATTTGCGGCGCAAGGCGAGCACCATCCAGGACACCATCCGGGCGCTGGCGGCGGGCGACTTCACCGCCACGGTGCCGGACCTGGGGACCGACGACATGGGGCAGATGGGGCGGTCGCTGAACGAGGCGGTGCTCAGCGTGCGGACGGCGATGGAGGGCGTGCGCGAGGTGTCCGAGCAGTTGGCCGACGCGAGCGGCCAGTTGTCCAGCGCCAGCGAGGAGATCTCGTCCGGTGCCCAGGAGCAGGCCAGCAGCCTGGAGGAGACGGCCAGTTCGCTGCAGGAGATCACCGCCACAGTGAAGCAGAGCGCGGACAACGCCCAGCAGGCCCGGCAGTTGGCCAGCGGGTCCAAGGAGGTGGCCGAGCGGGGCGGCGCCGTGGTGAGCGGCGCTGTCGAGGCCATGAGCGAGATCAACGCGTCCAGCAAGAAGATCGCCGACATCATCACCACCATCGACGAGATCGCATTCCAGACCAACCTGCTCGCCCTGAACGCGGCGGTGGAAGCGGCCCGTGCGGGTGAGCAGGGGCGCGGGTTTGCGGTGGTGGCCACCGAGGTGCGGAACCTGGCCCAGCGGAGCGCGACGGCGGCGAAGGAGATCAAGGGGCTGATCAACGACAGCGTGAAGAAGGTGGAGGCGGGCACCGAACTCGTCAACAAGTCGGGCGACACCCTCGCCGAGATCGTGACCAGCGTGAAGCGGGTCACCGACATCGTGACCGAGATGGCCGCCGCCAGCCGCGAGCAGTCGAGCGGCATCGAGCAGGTGAACAAGGCGGTGTCGCAGATGGACACCGTCACCCAGCGGAACGCGAGCCAGACGGAGGAGATGAGCGCCACCGCCCAGACCCTGACCGACCAGGCCGGGCAGCTCCGCGACCTTGTCGCCCGGTTCAAGCTGGGCAGTGACGGGCACGCCCGGGCGGCGCGGCCGGCGAAGCGGGCGGCGGGGCCGAAGCCGCGGCCGGCGGTGGCCAAGGCGCTCAAGCGGAGCACCAACGGCAACGGGGGCGGCGGCGGGCACGAGCTGGACGCCATGGGCGGCGACGGGTTCAGCGACTTCTGA
- a CDS encoding MCP four helix bundle domain-containing protein, translating to MTKLISGFAALALLTAIVSVTATSAMKEMAGNTELLYEKHLKGLHAADELSTQVALAGRGVRMTLLAKRPEDRREKAAQTRQYLRDVQTQAGQLDQYFVTPEAKQKLAETRDHLPEWVTRLGQANDLAEAGKIDEALAVLETSISGAGKLVAAMQVKTSKRTGPRAKR from the coding sequence ATGACGAAGCTCATCAGCGGCTTCGCCGCGCTGGCCCTGCTGACGGCGATCGTGAGTGTGACGGCGACCTCCGCGATGAAGGAGATGGCAGGGAACACCGAGTTGCTGTACGAGAAGCACCTCAAGGGGCTGCACGCCGCAGACGAGTTGAGCACCCAGGTCGCGCTGGCCGGGCGCGGGGTGCGCATGACCCTCCTCGCCAAGCGCCCCGAGGACCGCCGCGAGAAGGCCGCCCAGACGCGTCAGTACCTGCGTGACGTGCAGACCCAGGCCGGCCAACTGGACCAGTACTTCGTGACGCCCGAGGCCAAGCAGAAGCTGGCCGAAACCCGGGACCATCTTCCGGAGTGGGTCACCCGCCTCGGGCAGGCGAACGATTTGGCCGAGGCGGGTAAGATCGACGAGGCGCTCGCGGTACTGGAAACCAGTATCAGCGGGGCCGGCAAGCTGGTCGCCGCCATGCAGGTCAAAACGTCGAAACGTACCGGTCCGCGCGCCAAACGATGA
- a CDS encoding DUF4177 domain-containing protein — protein MKWQYTTAQFITSGLGDESGAGDLETALNQLGADGWELVSTTLYHNLEAQQDVILLVFKRPAV, from the coding sequence ATGAAGTGGCAGTACACGACCGCCCAGTTCATCACCAGCGGGCTGGGCGACGAGTCCGGCGCGGGCGACCTCGAAACCGCCCTCAACCAGCTCGGCGCCGACGGGTGGGAACTGGTTTCCACGACCCTGTACCACAACCTTGAAGCGCAACAGGACGTGATCCTGCTCGTGTTCAAGCGCCCCGCCGTATAG
- a CDS encoding zinc ribbon domain-containing protein — protein MSSVTSALRECHRLRVHLRNLQAEIDRGPRVLKGYQDDLDAARQAHKDHHDGITKLKLKQREDEGALKQTEARLTKIEEQLPGLTVQKEYTAKQHEIEMARTKKGELEDAILATITELEEKTAAVPAVEQAWAQAQADFKQLQLEAAERIAGMKADQIACTAELAKIEATLPPNVKKTYDSIVKVKGADAFAAAKARVCQGCRLSITEGQFLELTQGTFRTCGSCGKMLYPVE, from the coding sequence ATGTCGTCCGTTACTTCCGCGCTACGTGAGTGCCACCGGCTCCGCGTTCACCTTCGCAACCTCCAGGCCGAGATCGACCGCGGGCCGCGCGTCCTCAAGGGCTACCAGGACGACCTCGACGCCGCGCGCCAGGCCCACAAGGACCACCACGACGGCATCACCAAGCTGAAGCTCAAGCAGCGCGAGGACGAGGGGGCGCTCAAACAGACCGAGGCCCGGCTCACCAAAATCGAGGAGCAACTGCCCGGGCTGACGGTCCAGAAGGAGTACACCGCGAAGCAGCACGAGATCGAGATGGCCCGCACCAAGAAGGGCGAACTCGAAGACGCGATCCTCGCGACCATCACCGAACTCGAAGAGAAGACCGCCGCGGTCCCCGCCGTCGAGCAGGCCTGGGCACAGGCTCAGGCCGACTTCAAGCAGCTCCAGCTCGAGGCCGCGGAGCGGATCGCAGGGATGAAGGCGGACCAGATCGCGTGTACCGCAGAGCTGGCAAAGATCGAAGCAACGCTCCCCCCGAACGTCAAAAAGACCTACGACTCGATCGTCAAGGTGAAGGGGGCGGACGCATTCGCCGCGGCCAAGGCCCGCGTGTGCCAGGGGTGCCGGCTCAGCATCACCGAGGGACAGTTCCTGGAACTCACCCAGGGCACGTTCCGGACCTGCGGGAGCTGCGGTAAGATGCTGTACCCGGTCGAGTAA
- the rpoD gene encoding RNA polymerase sigma factor RpoD: MDWKNDEVLKALVERGKQVGSLTYDEVNTALPEGRDGVPESDRLEHVLEILDANGISVIDEDDGEAVADAPVAADAAVADPEAPSYEDSDGDGRHIDDPVRMYLTQMGQIELLNRKQEVSLAMKIELTRRRFRRKVLECDYAMRQVVETLKRVHSGDLPFDRTIKVSQTENLEKDKILQRMPHNLRTLEPLMEGNVEDFQRLSDERTPGDERETIRERLRLRRRKTVTLVEELSIRTQKVQPLMKKLEQISQRMDELEAEIETLSGNRTAKEERANLEKELQDLMLITLEEPASLRRRVGIMKQRFAEYEQAKRDLSGGNLRLVVSIAKKYRNRGLSFLDLIQEGNTGLMRAVDKYEHRRGFKFSTYATWWIRQAITRAIADQARTIRIPVHMIETMSKLRNVSKQLLQELGREPTVQETADAAKISYEECKRVLKISRQPISLDRPVGESEDSYFGDFIEDNSVESPVNAATNEMLKDKIEGVLKTLTYREREIIKLRYGLGDGYTYTLEEVGRIFKVTRERVRQIEAKAVRKLQHPVRSRQLEGFLDGLKNVKT; this comes from the coding sequence ATGGACTGGAAGAACGACGAGGTTCTCAAGGCGCTGGTCGAGCGTGGCAAGCAGGTCGGGTCGCTCACCTACGACGAGGTGAACACCGCCCTGCCCGAAGGCCGCGACGGCGTCCCCGAGTCCGACCGGCTCGAGCACGTGCTCGAGATCCTCGACGCCAACGGCATCAGCGTCATCGACGAGGACGACGGCGAGGCCGTCGCCGACGCCCCGGTCGCGGCCGACGCCGCCGTCGCGGACCCCGAGGCCCCGAGCTACGAGGACTCCGACGGCGACGGCCGGCACATCGACGACCCGGTCCGCATGTACCTCACGCAGATGGGGCAGATCGAGCTCCTGAACCGGAAGCAGGAGGTGTCGCTCGCGATGAAGATCGAGCTGACCCGCCGCCGGTTCCGCCGCAAGGTGCTGGAGTGCGACTACGCCATGCGGCAGGTGGTCGAGACCCTCAAGCGGGTCCACTCCGGCGACCTCCCGTTCGACCGCACCATCAAGGTGTCCCAGACCGAGAACCTCGAAAAGGACAAGATCCTCCAGCGGATGCCGCACAACCTGCGGACCCTCGAGCCGCTGATGGAGGGCAACGTCGAGGACTTCCAGCGGCTCAGCGACGAGCGCACCCCGGGCGACGAGCGGGAGACGATCCGCGAGCGCCTGCGCCTGCGCCGCCGCAAGACCGTCACGCTGGTCGAAGAGCTGTCGATCCGGACCCAGAAGGTCCAGCCGCTCATGAAGAAGCTGGAGCAGATCTCCCAGCGCATGGACGAGCTGGAGGCCGAGATCGAAACCCTGAGCGGCAACCGCACCGCGAAGGAGGAGCGGGCCAACCTGGAGAAAGAGCTCCAGGACCTGATGCTCATCACGCTCGAAGAGCCCGCCAGCCTGCGCCGCCGGGTCGGCATCATGAAACAGCGGTTCGCCGAGTACGAGCAGGCCAAGCGCGACCTCTCCGGCGGCAACCTGCGGCTGGTGGTCTCGATCGCCAAGAAGTACCGCAACCGCGGGCTCTCCTTCCTCGACCTGATCCAGGAGGGGAACACCGGCCTGATGCGGGCGGTGGACAAGTACGAGCACCGCCGCGGGTTCAAGTTCAGCACCTACGCGACGTGGTGGATCCGGCAGGCCATCACCCGGGCCATCGCGGACCAGGCGCGGACGATCCGCATCCCCGTCCACATGATCGAGACGATGTCGAAGCTCCGCAACGTCTCGAAGCAGTTGCTTCAAGAGCTGGGGCGCGAGCCGACGGTGCAGGAGACGGCGGACGCCGCGAAGATCTCCTACGAGGAGTGCAAGCGGGTCCTGAAGATCAGCCGCCAGCCGATCTCCCTGGACCGGCCGGTGGGCGAGAGCGAGGACTCGTACTTCGGCGACTTCATCGAGGACAACTCCGTCGAGAGCCCGGTGAACGCCGCGACCAACGAGATGCTCAAGGACAAGATCGAGGGCGTGCTGAAGACGCTCACGTACCGCGAGCGCGAGATCATCAAGCTGCGGTACGGCCTCGGCGACGGCTACACCTACACGCTGGAAGAGGTGGGCCGCATCTTCAAGGTGACCCGCGAGCGGGTGCGGCAGATCGAGGCGAAGGCCGTCCGCAAGCTCCAGCACCCGGTGCGCAGCCGCCAGCTCGAAGGCTTCCTCGACGGGCTGAAAAACGTCAAGACGTGA